One part of the Ruegeria sp. SCSIO 43209 genome encodes these proteins:
- a CDS encoding hydantoinase/oxoprolinase family protein, whose product MTTQTLRLAIDIGGTFTDTVLVSGEETILASTKTLTTHQNPADGAMEGAARVMQQSGRTLDQVTGFIHGTTLATNALIERRGAVVATVTTEGFRDILEIAYERRYSQYDINLEKPDLLVPRERALTVRERMSAGGQVLIELEDSAIDALLADIDASGAEAIAICLMHAYANPAHERRLRDVLAEKRPDLTVSISSEVSPEAREFDRLCTTVANAYIQPLMQTYLARFVDRFEAEGVTCPILMMTAGGGMCTVRTAARFPIRLVESGPAGGAILAARIAARTGLDQVLSFDVGGTTAKMCLIDKARPQTSRQFEIARAARFIKGSGMPVRIPVIEMIEIGAGGGSIAGVDRLGRLTVGPKSAGSEPGPVAFMRGGTEPTVTDSDITLGYIVPDTFAEGHIKLDPEGSKQSLSRVIGSKLDLDAVGSADGVSRIVDESMASAGRMHAVESGKDLGPRTMIAFGGNGPLHASRVARSAGVSRIVIPPNPGVGSAVGFLFAPVSFEIVRSRYSLLDSMDMDEINALFDAMISEAKGVVAQGAGNAPTETHRTAFMRYNGQGHEIEITLSDRHLTADDIAPLTTAFEEEYRKQFSRPVPGMQIEILNWAVRVATSDCAVPPVPETPALATITATESRPITCDVDGALRQAAFVARADLHPGDRIQGPALIHEPQTTTLVSADFSAHVDAIGNLVLVQDQKGGA is encoded by the coding sequence ATGACAACTCAAACGCTGCGCCTGGCCATCGATATTGGCGGCACCTTCACCGATACGGTCCTTGTCTCTGGCGAAGAGACAATCCTGGCCTCCACCAAGACCCTGACCACCCATCAGAACCCTGCCGACGGCGCCATGGAAGGGGCCGCGCGAGTAATGCAGCAATCGGGCCGGACGCTGGATCAGGTGACCGGCTTTATCCACGGCACCACCCTGGCGACCAATGCGCTGATCGAACGTCGCGGCGCGGTGGTGGCGACGGTGACCACCGAAGGCTTTCGCGACATCCTGGAAATCGCGTATGAGCGGCGTTATTCGCAATACGATATCAACCTCGAGAAGCCTGACCTGCTGGTGCCGCGCGAGCGTGCTCTGACCGTGCGCGAACGCATGTCGGCGGGTGGTCAGGTATTGATCGAGCTCGAAGACTCGGCCATCGACGCACTGCTGGCCGATATCGACGCGAGCGGCGCAGAGGCCATAGCGATCTGCCTGATGCACGCTTATGCCAACCCCGCCCATGAACGCCGCCTACGCGATGTGCTGGCTGAGAAGCGGCCCGATCTGACCGTCTCGATCTCGTCCGAGGTCAGCCCCGAGGCGCGCGAGTTCGACCGGCTGTGCACCACCGTTGCCAATGCTTATATCCAGCCGCTGATGCAGACCTATCTGGCCCGTTTCGTCGACCGGTTCGAGGCCGAGGGCGTGACCTGTCCGATCCTGATGATGACGGCGGGCGGCGGCATGTGCACCGTGCGCACCGCCGCGCGTTTTCCGATCCGGCTGGTGGAATCCGGCCCCGCCGGAGGGGCCATTCTGGCCGCCCGCATCGCCGCCCGCACCGGGCTGGATCAGGTGCTGTCCTTTGACGTTGGCGGCACCACCGCTAAGATGTGCCTGATCGACAAGGCCCGCCCGCAGACCTCGCGCCAGTTCGAGATCGCCCGCGCCGCGCGGTTCATAAAGGGCTCGGGCATGCCAGTGCGCATCCCGGTGATAGAGATGATCGAGATCGGCGCGGGCGGTGGGTCCATCGCCGGGGTTGACCGGCTGGGACGCCTGACCGTGGGTCCGAAATCGGCGGGGTCTGAACCCGGACCCGTGGCCTTCATGCGCGGCGGCACCGAGCCCACTGTGACAGACAGCGACATTACGCTGGGCTACATCGTGCCCGACACATTTGCCGAGGGGCATATCAAGCTGGACCCCGAAGGCTCGAAACAGTCGCTGAGCCGGGTGATCGGGTCGAAACTAGATCTCGATGCCGTTGGCTCAGCCGACGGCGTCAGCCGCATCGTCGACGAAAGCATGGCCAGCGCGGGCCGGATGCACGCGGTGGAATCGGGCAAGGATCTTGGACCGCGCACGATGATTGCCTTTGGCGGCAACGGGCCGTTGCATGCCAGCCGGGTGGCACGGTCCGCCGGGGTCAGCCGCATTGTAATCCCGCCCAATCCGGGCGTGGGGTCTGCCGTGGGCTTCCTGTTCGCACCCGTGTCGTTCGAAATCGTCCGCTCGCGCTATTCGCTGTTGGACAGCATGGACATGGATGAGATCAACGCGCTGTTCGACGCAATGATTTCCGAAGCCAAAGGCGTGGTTGCCCAGGGCGCGGGCAATGCCCCGACCGAAACCCACCGCACAGCCTTCATGCGCTACAACGGTCAGGGTCACGAGATCGAGATCACTCTGTCCGACCGGCATCTGACGGCAGACGATATTGCACCGCTGACCACCGCCTTTGAGGAAGAATATCGCAAGCAGTTCTCACGCCCGGTGCCGGGGATGCAGATCGAGATTCTCAACTGGGCGGTGCGCGTCGCCACAAGCGACTGCGCCGTGCCGCCAGTACCGGAAACTCCGGCGTTGGCTACTATCACCGCAACCGAATCCCGCCCGATCACCTGCGATGTGGACGGGGCGCTGAGACAAGCCGCATTCGTGGCGCGGGCTGACCTACACCCCGGCGATCGCATACAAGGCCCCGCCCTGATCCACGAACCGCAGACCACCACGCTGGTCTCGGCCGATTTCTCGGCCCATGTGGATGCCATAGGAAACCTCGTCCTGGTTCAGGACCAGAAAGGAGGCGCATGA
- a CDS encoding ABC transporter ATP-binding protein, whose product MNTETDLLLDMRDIRIEGFSDEKWNPIIKGVNLNLKRGEVLGLIGESGAGKSTLGKAAMGFTQPGCRITGGSIRFKGQELRDLDDHVLQHLWGSRIAYVAQSAAASFNPAQKLLDQTVAATVREGLQPENFAREDARALYASLSLPHPETIGDRYPHQVSGGQLQRIMTAMAMSPRPDLIIFDEPTTALDVTTQVEVLTAMRRIVEEFHTAAIYITHDLAVVAQMADRIKVLRYGEEVEEAETRKMLSAPEQEYTKSLWSVRLLQKQAETSDDIILKIDGVDAAYGKSAKVLHNVSISLPRGRTVSIVGESGSGKSTTARVITGLLPATSGQVTFNSEVLPNELKNRSRDQLRRIQMIYQMADTAMNPRQTVGEIIGRPLEFYHGLRGRAQEDRVIELLEAIELSEDFYDRLPSELSGGQKQRICIARALAADPEVIICDEVTSALDQIVQEGILQLLMRLQKERGISYLFITHDIATVEAISDEIVVMLNGQVVEQGLKNTVLSEPFPDYTKLLLSSVPEMDPDWLTNLLKERKENHLNTKHDTA is encoded by the coding sequence ATGAACACTGAGACTGATCTTCTGCTGGATATGCGCGACATCCGTATCGAGGGGTTCTCGGACGAAAAGTGGAATCCGATCATCAAAGGTGTCAACCTGAACCTAAAGCGCGGTGAGGTGCTGGGCCTGATAGGCGAAAGTGGCGCGGGCAAGTCGACGCTGGGCAAAGCGGCTATGGGATTCACGCAGCCCGGCTGTCGTATCACGGGCGGTTCGATCCGGTTCAAGGGGCAGGAGTTGCGCGATCTGGACGACCACGTGCTGCAGCATCTGTGGGGATCGCGGATAGCCTATGTGGCCCAATCGGCGGCTGCGTCGTTCAACCCGGCGCAAAAGTTGTTGGATCAGACCGTCGCTGCAACGGTGCGCGAGGGACTGCAACCCGAGAATTTCGCGCGTGAGGATGCCCGCGCGCTTTATGCCTCGTTGTCGTTACCGCATCCCGAAACGATTGGTGACCGCTATCCGCATCAGGTCTCCGGTGGCCAGTTACAGCGGATCATGACAGCCATGGCGATGTCACCCCGTCCCGATTTGATCATTTTCGACGAACCGACAACTGCGCTGGATGTGACGACCCAGGTCGAGGTTCTGACTGCTATGCGCCGGATCGTCGAAGAATTTCATACCGCCGCAATCTACATAACCCATGACCTGGCGGTGGTCGCGCAGATGGCGGACCGGATCAAGGTGCTGCGCTATGGAGAAGAGGTAGAAGAGGCGGAAACGCGCAAAATGCTGTCTGCGCCCGAGCAAGAGTATACCAAATCCCTCTGGTCCGTGCGGCTGTTGCAAAAACAAGCCGAGACTTCGGATGATATCATCCTTAAAATTGACGGTGTGGATGCGGCCTATGGCAAGAGCGCCAAGGTGTTGCACAATGTGTCAATCAGCCTGCCGCGGGGGCGCACGGTGTCGATTGTCGGCGAATCCGGATCTGGTAAATCGACCACGGCGCGGGTGATCACCGGCTTGCTGCCAGCCACAAGCGGGCAGGTCACGTTCAATAGCGAGGTCCTGCCAAACGAACTGAAAAATCGCAGCCGTGATCAGCTGCGCAGAATTCAGATGATTTATCAGATGGCCGATACCGCGATGAACCCGCGTCAAACCGTAGGTGAAATCATTGGACGTCCGCTGGAATTCTATCATGGTCTGCGGGGCCGGGCGCAGGAAGACCGGGTCATCGAACTGCTTGAAGCCATCGAGTTGTCGGAAGACTTCTACGATCGTCTTCCCAGCGAATTGTCCGGCGGACAAAAACAGAGAATTTGCATAGCGCGCGCTCTGGCCGCGGACCCTGAGGTGATTATTTGTGACGAAGTGACGTCCGCACTGGACCAGATTGTGCAGGAAGGCATACTGCAATTGCTGATGCGCCTACAAAAAGAGCGCGGAATCTCCTATCTGTTCATCACGCATGACATTGCCACGGTCGAGGCTATTTCGGACGAGATTGTTGTGATGCTGAATGGTCAAGTCGTCGAGCAGGGATTGAAGAATACCGTTCTATCCGAACCCTTCCCGGACTATACAAAGCTGCTGCTAAGTTCGGTTCCCGAGATGGACCCGGATTGGTTGACGAACCTGCTGAAAGAGCGAAAAGAAAATCACTTAAATACAAAACATGACACTGCGTAG
- a CDS encoding hydantoinase B/oxoprolinase family protein: protein MMTTDLSPARLQVMWNRLLAVVEEQGQTLIRAAFSPIVRECGDISAGIFDVNGRMLAQAVTGTPGHINTMAEAVQHLRAAFPVQTMKPGDIYMTNDPWLASGHLNDFLLMMPAFKDGKVVGFTSCTSHLVDLGGLGMGPEGSDIYDEGLLIPPCKLVEEGIPNALLLDIIRANSREPIANEGDIYALIACCEAGVNRLVSMMEEFGLTDLDALGSYIIDTSRRGTLEAIAEVPKGIYKNVLKMDGYENELELHATLTVSKSGMHVDFTGTSGCSRKGINVPLNYATAYTVFALRCIVGSDIPNNAGSLEPFTVDGPKGCILNAQRPVPVAMRHTLGQVTPDLVLGCLHQALPDEVPAEGASCMFDLPMRHAPEVARDGGREFAVEPVHNGGTGARPHADGLSATAYPSGVFGSQVEITESVAPVTIWRRELRADSGGAGKYRGGLGQRIEMTSSNGAPFIVFLSVERLKFPALGRMGGQPGAPGRIRFRDGDSDIPGKGELRVEGGDYLIFDTPGGGGFGDPGDRNSDALALDLKRGLVSAEGAKAYGGDT, encoded by the coding sequence ATGATGACGACCGATCTGTCCCCCGCCCGCCTACAAGTGATGTGGAACCGTTTGCTGGCGGTGGTCGAGGAACAGGGCCAGACCCTGATCCGCGCCGCCTTTTCGCCCATCGTGCGCGAATGCGGCGATATCTCCGCCGGGATCTTCGACGTCAACGGCCGGATGCTGGCACAGGCGGTGACCGGCACGCCGGGCCATATCAACACCATGGCCGAAGCGGTGCAGCACCTGCGCGCCGCCTTCCCGGTTCAGACCATGAAACCGGGCGATATCTACATGACCAACGATCCGTGGCTGGCCTCGGGGCATTTGAACGACTTCCTGCTGATGATGCCCGCGTTCAAGGATGGCAAGGTAGTGGGCTTCACCTCATGCACCTCGCATCTGGTTGATCTGGGTGGTCTGGGCATGGGGCCGGAAGGGTCCGACATCTATGACGAGGGGCTGCTGATTCCGCCCTGTAAACTGGTCGAGGAAGGCATCCCCAACGCGCTGCTGCTGGACATCATCCGCGCCAACAGCCGCGAGCCCATCGCCAACGAGGGCGACATCTATGCCCTGATCGCCTGTTGCGAGGCCGGGGTGAACCGGCTGGTCAGTATGATGGAAGAGTTCGGCCTGACCGATCTGGATGCGCTGGGGTCCTACATCATCGACACTTCGCGCCGTGGCACGCTTGAGGCCATCGCCGAGGTGCCCAAAGGTATCTACAAAAACGTCCTGAAAATGGATGGCTATGAGAATGAGCTGGAGTTGCACGCAACCCTGACCGTCAGTAAATCGGGGATGCATGTGGATTTCACCGGCACCTCGGGTTGTTCGCGCAAGGGCATCAACGTGCCGCTGAACTATGCTACCGCCTATACGGTGTTTGCGCTGCGCTGCATCGTCGGCTCGGACATCCCCAACAATGCCGGATCGCTGGAGCCGTTCACCGTCGACGGCCCCAAGGGCTGCATCCTGAACGCACAGCGCCCGGTGCCGGTGGCGATGCGGCACACGCTGGGTCAGGTGACACCCGATCTGGTGCTGGGCTGTCTGCATCAGGCACTACCTGATGAAGTGCCCGCCGAGGGCGCAAGCTGCATGTTCGACCTGCCCATGCGCCACGCCCCCGAGGTGGCCCGCGATGGTGGGCGCGAATTCGCAGTGGAACCGGTACATAATGGCGGCACCGGCGCGCGGCCTCATGCGGACGGGCTGTCAGCCACCGCCTACCCCTCGGGCGTGTTCGGTTCGCAGGTGGAGATCACCGAAAGCGTCGCGCCCGTCACCATCTGGCGGCGCGAACTGCGTGCGGATTCCGGCGGCGCGGGCAAGTATCGCGGCGGGCTGGGGCAGCGGATCGAGATGACCTCGTCCAACGGTGCGCCCTTCATCGTGTTCCTGTCGGTCGAGCGGCTGAAATTCCCCGCCCTGGGCCGCATGGGCGGTCAGCCCGGCGCGCCGGGGCGCATCCGGTTCCGTGATGGCGACAGCGACATTCCCGGCAAGGGAGAGCTGCGGGTCGAAGGCGGCGATTATCTGATCTTCGACACTCCCGGTGGTGGCGGTTTCGGCGATCCGGGCGACCGCAACTCGGATGCGCTGGCGCTGGACCTCAAACGCGGTTTGGTCAGTGCCGAGGGGGCCAAAGCTTACGGAGGTGACACATGA
- a CDS encoding ABC transporter permease: MHPVLVTILKRLGLGVVTLVVVSIIIFCSIQMLPGDFGEAVLGQAATEETVAAFRAELGLDKPAYIRYFDWIGALATGDLGTSFSGRASSGVDRSRPVVELVAPRLWNTLFLAGMAALISVPLALFLGITTALWRNSRYDKLASASTLTAISFPEFFVAYILILLFGTLWPVLPSLANVEPGMPLVERIVKCILPALTLTLVIVAHMMRMTRASLISLLASPYVEMARLKGENARRVVLHHALPNAWAPISTVVAFNLAYLVVGVVVVEVVFVYPGVGQLMVDAVSSRDIPVVQACALIFAATYVLLNLIADIIGIVTNPRLLHPK; the protein is encoded by the coding sequence ATGCATCCGGTTCTGGTGACGATACTGAAACGCCTGGGACTTGGCGTAGTGACCCTAGTTGTCGTTTCCATCATTATCTTCTGTTCAATACAAATGCTGCCCGGCGATTTCGGTGAGGCTGTACTGGGCCAGGCCGCGACTGAGGAAACGGTGGCGGCGTTCCGGGCCGAGCTTGGCCTCGATAAACCTGCCTATATTCGATATTTCGACTGGATCGGTGCGTTGGCGACCGGGGATCTGGGAACGTCGTTCTCAGGTCGGGCGAGTTCGGGTGTGGATCGATCACGTCCGGTAGTGGAACTGGTCGCACCGCGCTTATGGAACACATTGTTTCTTGCGGGTATGGCGGCGCTGATCTCGGTTCCGCTAGCGCTGTTTCTGGGCATCACCACCGCGCTGTGGCGCAATTCGCGTTATGATAAGCTGGCCAGCGCCAGCACCTTGACGGCGATCTCTTTCCCCGAGTTCTTCGTGGCCTATATCCTGATTTTGCTGTTCGGAACGCTATGGCCGGTGTTGCCGTCGTTGGCCAATGTGGAGCCAGGGATGCCGCTGGTCGAGCGGATCGTCAAATGCATATTACCTGCGCTTACACTGACACTTGTAATCGTCGCGCACATGATGCGTATGACGCGGGCTTCGCTGATCAGTCTTCTAGCTTCACCCTATGTCGAGATGGCGCGGTTGAAAGGAGAGAACGCCCGCCGCGTGGTTCTGCATCACGCGCTGCCCAATGCGTGGGCGCCAATTTCAACGGTGGTCGCGTTCAACCTGGCCTATCTGGTAGTTGGAGTGGTCGTGGTCGAGGTGGTGTTCGTCTATCCCGGCGTCGGCCAACTGATGGTCGATGCGGTCAGCTCGCGCGATATCCCGGTGGTTCAGGCGTGCGCCCTGATATTCGCCGCCACATATGTCCTTCTGAACTTGATTGCCGACATCATTGGAATCGTCACCAACCCGAGGCTTCTGCACCCAAAATGA
- a CDS encoding ABC transporter substrate-binding protein produces the protein MKKPGSPFLSSQMQKLQSGRVSRRSFMSSALAAGLAVPAALSLSGQALAQVPKKGGAIKFGFGSGSTTDSLDPATYEGTINTAVAYLFGNNLVEVDASGNLVPELATEYSSDDAITWVFTLREGVEFHNGQILSPADVIATIDHHRGEGSKSAVNGLVAQIKSMRADGNNVVFELESANADFPYILSDYHLVIMPSTDGKLTDPQSGIGTGGYIIEVYEPGVRVKARRNPNYFKQDRAHFDEVEFLTIIDPTARQTALMNGSVQAIDRVDPKTVALLSRAPHINILEKTSTLHYTIPMRVDAAPFDNYDLRMALKLAVKRQELVDKILLGHGSLGNDHPISTANRYFDGDLPQREFDAEKATYHYKKSGHSGALQLSSSDAAFAGAVDAAQLIAASAAEAGIEIEVVREPSDGYWSNVWNKKPWSFSYWSGRPTEDWMFASAYTNDTEWNETAWRTGEAADRFNAIVVEARAELDDAKRRTLYAEAQTLVHDDGGAIVPMFANHIMGVAKTVAQGEIAANWEMDGAKAPERWWLA, from the coding sequence ATGAAAAAGCCCGGATCACCTTTCCTGTCCTCTCAGATGCAGAAACTGCAGAGCGGTCGGGTTTCACGTCGCAGCTTCATGTCAAGCGCACTGGCTGCAGGCCTTGCCGTTCCAGCAGCATTGAGCCTATCCGGACAAGCACTTGCGCAGGTCCCCAAAAAAGGCGGAGCGATCAAATTTGGCTTTGGCAGCGGTTCGACCACCGACTCGTTAGATCCAGCAACCTATGAAGGTACGATCAACACCGCTGTCGCCTATCTGTTCGGCAACAACTTGGTCGAAGTAGATGCAAGCGGCAATTTGGTGCCCGAACTCGCGACCGAGTATTCCTCGGACGACGCGATCACTTGGGTATTCACCCTGCGTGAAGGGGTCGAGTTCCACAATGGCCAAATCCTTAGCCCTGCCGATGTCATCGCCACTATCGACCACCACCGTGGCGAGGGATCGAAATCTGCGGTGAACGGCTTGGTCGCCCAAATCAAATCAATGCGCGCCGATGGCAACAACGTGGTGTTCGAGCTGGAATCAGCCAATGCCGACTTCCCATACATCCTGTCGGACTATCACTTGGTCATAATGCCTTCGACCGATGGCAAATTGACCGACCCGCAATCCGGTATCGGCACCGGTGGCTATATCATTGAGGTGTACGAGCCGGGCGTGCGGGTAAAGGCGCGCCGCAACCCGAATTACTTCAAACAGGATCGGGCCCATTTCGATGAGGTCGAGTTCCTTACTATCATCGACCCGACTGCGCGCCAGACTGCGCTGATGAACGGATCAGTCCAGGCAATCGACCGGGTCGATCCCAAGACGGTCGCCCTGTTATCGCGGGCACCACATATCAACATCCTCGAGAAAACCTCGACCCTGCATTACACGATACCAATGCGGGTCGATGCCGCGCCCTTCGACAATTACGATCTGCGCATGGCGCTGAAGCTGGCAGTCAAACGCCAGGAACTGGTCGACAAGATCCTGCTGGGTCATGGCTCATTGGGCAACGATCATCCGATCTCGACCGCCAACCGCTATTTCGACGGCGATCTACCGCAACGCGAATTTGATGCTGAAAAGGCCACCTATCACTATAAGAAATCAGGCCATAGCGGCGCGCTGCAGCTGTCATCTTCAGACGCGGCATTTGCTGGCGCAGTAGATGCGGCTCAATTGATCGCCGCATCCGCGGCCGAAGCAGGTATTGAAATCGAAGTGGTTCGCGAACCCTCGGATGGCTACTGGTCGAATGTCTGGAACAAGAAACCCTGGTCATTCTCGTACTGGTCGGGCCGCCCGACCGAGGACTGGATGTTTGCATCGGCCTATACCAACGACACCGAATGGAACGAGACCGCCTGGCGCACAGGCGAAGCCGCCGATCGCTTCAACGCCATCGTGGTCGAGGCCCGTGCAGAGCTGGACGACGCCAAACGCCGCACTCTGTATGCCGAAGCGCAGACTTTGGTTCATGATGATGGCGGTGCGATCGTTCCGATGTTCGCCAATCATATCATGGGTGTTGCCAAAACCGTCGCCCAGGGCGAGATCGCCGCGAATTGGGAAATGGATGGTGCCAAAGCCCCTGAACGCTGGTGGCTTGCCTGA
- a CDS encoding histidinol-phosphate transaminase: protein MIRPVSYVGAMGAYALADLGAEGTISLAQNESAFPASPSAVAAGQAALADLTLYPDPEWPDMRAAIAGVHGLDPARVLCGAGSMELIGCLIRAFAGPGDQVLGTQYGYAFVTSATAQAQAEYVAAPEVDLTVSVDAVLAAVTPATRIVFVCNPGNPTGTLIPNSEILRLRNALPGDVLLVVDQAYAEFADQANDPAEIFALADRGDTVITRTFSKAYGLAGARAGWGHFPMGIAGELRKLLNPNNISIASQAAAAAAMRDQAHMRDVVAKTATIRDRFAQDCRDLGLIVPDSHTNFVLIRFASTEQAQHADAALRAEKLLMRGMGGYGLSDCLRATICDTPVMDRCLAVLRKVTS, encoded by the coding sequence ATGATCCGTCCGGTTTCTTATGTCGGCGCCATGGGCGCCTATGCGCTGGCCGATCTGGGTGCCGAAGGCACAATCTCGCTGGCGCAGAACGAAAGCGCCTTTCCGGCCAGTCCGTCCGCCGTGGCGGCCGGGCAGGCGGCGCTGGCTGATCTGACGCTATACCCCGATCCCGAATGGCCCGACATGCGCGCGGCCATTGCCGGGGTACACGGGCTCGACCCGGCGCGGGTGCTGTGCGGCGCGGGCTCGATGGAGCTGATCGGCTGCCTGATCCGCGCCTTTGCCGGGCCCGGCGATCAGGTGCTGGGCACGCAATATGGCTATGCCTTTGTCACTTCGGCCACGGCACAGGCGCAGGCCGAATACGTGGCCGCGCCCGAGGTCGATCTGACCGTATCCGTCGACGCGGTTCTGGCCGCCGTCACCCCGGCGACCCGTATCGTGTTCGTCTGTAATCCGGGCAATCCCACCGGCACCCTGATCCCGAATTCCGAGATCCTGCGCCTGCGCAACGCGCTACCCGGCGACGTGCTGCTGGTGGTCGATCAGGCCTATGCCGAGTTCGCCGACCAAGCCAACGATCCAGCAGAGATTTTCGCGCTGGCTGATCGGGGGGATACCGTGATCACCCGCACCTTCTCCAAGGCTTACGGGCTTGCCGGGGCGCGCGCCGGGTGGGGCCATTTCCCCATGGGTATCGCCGGAGAGCTGCGCAAGCTGCTGAACCCCAATAATATCTCGATTGCCTCGCAGGCTGCGGCAGCGGCGGCGATGCGCGATCAGGCGCATATGCGGGACGTGGTCGCGAAAACGGCAACCATTCGCGATCGGTTCGCGCAGGACTGCCGCGATCTGGGGCTGATCGTGCCGGACAGCCACACCAATTTCGTGCTGATCCGCTTTGCCTCGACCGAGCAGGCGCAACATGCCGACGCCGCGCTACGGGCCGAGAAACTGCTGATGCGCGGTATGGGCGGCTATGGTCTGTCCGACTGCCTGCGCGCCACGATCTGCGACACGCCGGTAATGGATCGCTGTCTGGCCGTTCTAAGAAAGGTAACGTCATGA
- a CDS encoding ABC transporter permease, translated as MSQTSKTYSAAAEVGRVRTRRSKRERIWIELKKAPPTAIFGMFVILFYLIMAIGAPVIAPYGEAEVFPTPYAPWSSEHWLGTDQIGRDILSRLIYGARNTIGIAFFTTLLAFFIGGGLGLIAAINRSWLDQLISRGVDVFMAIPSLIFALMLLSIFGSSALSLILIIAILDSTRVFRLTRAVAVNVAVMDYVEAARLRGEKLPWVMRREILPNIMPPLVAEFGLRFCFVFLTIAALSFLGVGIQPPTADWGTMVRETANLIQFAKYDFKAGITPLLPAASIALITVAVNFVVDWFLHKTSGLRDEH; from the coding sequence ATGAGCCAGACAAGCAAGACATATTCAGCCGCCGCCGAGGTGGGTCGCGTGCGGACCCGTCGCAGCAAGCGCGAGCGTATTTGGATCGAGCTGAAGAAAGCGCCGCCGACAGCAATTTTCGGCATGTTTGTGATCCTGTTCTATCTAATCATGGCAATCGGAGCGCCGGTCATCGCGCCTTATGGTGAGGCCGAGGTATTCCCGACGCCTTACGCACCCTGGTCGTCCGAGCATTGGCTGGGTACCGACCAGATCGGGCGTGATATCCTGTCGCGGCTGATCTATGGCGCGCGCAACACCATCGGTATCGCTTTTTTCACTACGCTGCTGGCGTTCTTCATCGGAGGCGGTCTGGGGCTGATCGCTGCGATTAACCGCAGTTGGCTGGATCAATTGATCAGCCGGGGCGTAGATGTATTTATGGCCATTCCCAGCCTGATTTTCGCGCTGATGCTGCTGTCGATTTTCGGCTCGTCGGCGCTGTCGTTGATTTTGATTATTGCGATTCTGGATTCAACCCGCGTGTTCCGCCTGACTCGCGCTGTGGCGGTGAACGTGGCAGTGATGGATTATGTCGAGGCAGCCCGGCTGCGCGGCGAAAAACTGCCTTGGGTGATGCGTCGCGAGATTTTGCCCAACATCATGCCTCCGCTGGTGGCCGAGTTCGGGCTGCGATTCTGTTTCGTGTTCCTAACCATCGCTGCGCTCAGCTTTCTGGGCGTCGGTATTCAGCCCCCCACCGCCGATTGGGGCACCATGGTGCGCGAGACCGCCAACCTGATCCAGTTCGCCAAATATGATTTCAAGGCCGGGATCACGCCACTGCTGCCCGCTGCCTCGATCGCGTTGATCACTGTGGCGGTCAACTTTGTCGTCGACTGGTTCTTGCACAAAACAAGCGGATTACGCGATGAACACTGA
- a CDS encoding Asp/Glu racemase produces MSHETRTRAKIGVLVPFTNTNLEADMALMRCPDTTVHFQRMGGYDVDEIPGSDQMAGLGASDISHDLRMISGVRPDVVLYGCTSATLTHGPSFDADLAQQIKAGSGAQSLTAAGSLIAAIQALGVTKVGFSSPYLGEINTQAMDFMAANDIETVRCADVGRELGNYGQGELTPDEVYDLACEADHPNAQAVVLSCTDMRAVEAIEQIEDTLDKPVVTSNQAMMFCMMRALGLPRHEALPGRLFDLL; encoded by the coding sequence ATGAGCCACGAAACGCGTACCCGGGCCAAGATCGGCGTTCTGGTGCCCTTCACCAATACCAACCTCGAGGCCGATATGGCCTTGATGCGCTGCCCGGATACCACCGTGCATTTCCAGCGCATGGGTGGTTATGATGTCGATGAAATCCCCGGTTCTGACCAGATGGCGGGGCTTGGGGCCTCGGACATCAGCCACGATTTGCGGATGATTTCGGGCGTGCGGCCAGATGTGGTGCTGTACGGCTGCACCTCGGCCACGCTGACCCATGGACCGTCTTTCGACGCCGATCTGGCGCAGCAGATCAAGGCCGGATCGGGGGCGCAATCGCTGACAGCCGCCGGATCGCTGATCGCTGCCATTCAGGCGCTTGGGGTGACGAAAGTGGGCTTTTCCTCGCCCTATCTGGGCGAGATCAACACGCAGGCGATGGATTTCATGGCCGCAAACGACATCGAAACCGTGCGTTGCGCCGATGTTGGCCGCGAGCTGGGCAATTACGGACAGGGAGAGCTGACCCCGGACGAGGTTTACGACCTCGCCTGTGAGGCAGACCACCCGAACGCGCAAGCCGTCGTGCTCAGCTGCACCGACATGCGCGCAGTCGAGGCCATCGAGCAGATCGAGGACACGCTGGACAAGCCGGTAGTGACCTCAAATCAGGCGATGATGTTCTGCATGATGCGGGCGCTGGGTCTGCCACGCCACGAGGCTCTGCCGGGCCGGTTGTTCGATCTTCTGTAA